GGTGGCCGTGAAAGTACTGGGCTGTGACGGCTCCGGCAGCAACTCCGGCGTGATCGCCGGCATCAACTGGGCCGCCAGCAACCGCTCCGGCCCGGCCGTGGCGAACATGAGCCTGGGCGGCGGTGCCAGCCAGGCTACCGACGACGCCATCTCGGGCGCCGTGAACCGTGGCCTGACCATGGTGGTGGCGGCTGGCAACGAGAACCAGGACGCCTGTAACGTCAGCCCGGCGCGCGCTCCGCTGGCGATCACGGTGGGTGCCACCACCCGTACCGATGCCCGCAGCTCTTTCTCGAACTACGGCTCCTGCGTGGATATCAGCGCCCCCGGCACCGATATCACCAGTGCGTGGTACACCAGCAACACCGCCACCAACACCATCAGCGGCACTTCGATGGCCACCCCGCATGTGACCGGCGGCGCCGCTCTGGTGCTAGGTGCTAACCCCAGCTACACTCCGGCCCAGGTGGCCAGCGCTCTGAACGCCAACGCCACCACCAACCGGCTGAGTGGCCTGAACGGCAGCCCCAACCGCCTGCTGTACACCCTGGCCGGCACCGACACCACCCCGGCGCCTACCCCCACCCCCCACCCCGCAGCCGGCTCCTGGCCGCACCTACACCAGCACGGCCAGCCAGGGCAATGCCCTGTACGCTCCCAGCAGCAGCAGTGAAACTCGCAGCGGTGCCATTACGCTCACCCTGAGCGGCCCCAGCGGCACCGACTTTGACCTCTACCTGCAGCGCTGGAACGGCAGCACCTGGACGGACGTGGCCTCCAGCGAAAACGCCGGTTCCTCCGAAAAGATCAGCACCAGCGTGCCCAGCGGCACCTACCGCTATGAAGTCTACGCTTACTCGGGCAGCGGCTCTTTCACCCTGACTGTGCAGTAAAACCCGGATATTTCTC
This window of the Deinococcus sp. Marseille-Q6407 genome carries:
- a CDS encoding S8 family peptidase; protein product: MEVKPENAIPGQYIVVLSEGSLGSDLSAQSAGGLIQALGLNPQGITMQHIYGQALQGFAAQLSAENLHTLRADPRVKYVEQDQVMRANATQSGATWGLDRLDQRALPLDSSYTYNTNVSNVTSYIIDTGILTTHNDFGGRAVWGSNQTGDGRNTDCNGHGTHVAGTVGGNSYGVAKGTRLVAVKVLGCDGSGSNSGVIAGINWAASNRSGPAVANMSLGGGASQATDDAISGAVNRGLTMVVAAGNENQDACNVSPARAPLAITVGATTRTDARSSFSNYGSCVDISAPGTDITSAWYTSNTATNTISGTSMATPHVTGGAALVLGANPSYTPAQVASALNANATTNRLSGLNGSPNRLLYTLAGTDTTPAPTPTPHPAAGSWPHLHQHGQPGQCPVRSQQQQ